One genomic region from Xiphophorus couchianus chromosome 21, X_couchianus-1.0, whole genome shotgun sequence encodes:
- the hus1 gene encoding checkpoint protein HUS1 isoform X3 codes for MLSSEANFFQEYQMEGVTSEVQEICLEVSPEPWSRALKTVQSAKSVKLKLTRKHCACVTVAAELPTLSSVGRVVTHDVPVDVIPRRLWQEFQEAGVPDFDVSVYLPPLKTMKSVVDRMKNLSNFLVMEANLNGDMNLKIQTDLVSVTTHFKDLGNPAWGVDSSQDGGPSQSRDPEVMAEVTVDIRKLQQFLMGQQVNPSKALCNIVHQNVVHLVLLHEDVSLQYFIPAVA; via the exons ATGCTTTCAtcggag GCCAACTTCTTCCAGGAGTACCAGATGGAGGGCGTGACCTCTGAGGTCCAGGAGATCTGCCTGGAGGTGAGTCCAGAACCCTGGAGCCGGGCCCTGAAGACGGTCCAGTCCGCCAAGTCAGTGAAGCTGAAGCTGACCAGGAAGCACTGCGCCTGTGTGACCGTCGCTGCCGAGCTG CCCACCCTGTCCAGCGTCGGCAGAGTCGTCACTCACGACGTTCCCGTCGACGTCATTCCTCGAAGACTCTGGCAGGAATTCCAGGAAGCCGGCGTTCCGGACTTTGAT GTGAGCGTCTACCTTCCTCCTCTGAAGACGATGAAGAGCGTGGTGGACAGGATGAAGAACCTCTCTAACTTCCTG gtgATGGAGGCCAACCTGAACGGAGACATGAACCTGAAGATCCAGACCGATCTGGTTTCTGTCACCACTCACTTCAAAGACCTGGGGAACCCAGCATGGG GCGTTGACTCCTCCCAGGACGGCGGTCCGTCTCAGAGCAGAGACCCAGAGGTCATGGCAGAGGTCACAGTGGACATCAGGAAGCTGCAGCAGTTCCTCATGGGTCAGCAGGTCAACCCCAGCAAGGCCCTGTGCA ATATTGTCCATCAGAACGTGGTCCACCTCGTCCTGCTCCATGAAGACGTTTCTCTGCAGTATTTCATCCCTGCTGTGGCCTGA
- the hus1 gene encoding checkpoint protein HUS1 isoform X1: MKFRGKITDIACLNHFTRVVTTISKLTKTCVLRLTPDHLFFILPGKVTNGGVGMWCQLLQVRWFSSRIIFSHKLLLQPSVSGWTNLQLFHLMLQENLANFFQEYQMEGVTSEVQEICLEVSPEPWSRALKTVQSAKSVKLKLTRKHCACVTVAAELPTLSSVGRVVTHDVPVDVIPRRLWQEFQEAGVPDFDVSVYLPPLKTMKSVVDRMKNLSNFLVMEANLNGDMNLKIQTDLVSVTTHFKDLGNPAWGVDSSQDGGPSQSRDPEVMAEVTVDIRKLQQFLMGQQVNPSKALCNIVHQNVVHLVLLHEDVSLQYFIPAVA, encoded by the exons ATGAAGTTTCGGGGGAAAATAACCGACATCGCCTGTTTGAACCACTTCACCA GAGTGGTGACCACCATCTCTAAGCTCACCAAGACCTGCGTCCTGCGGCTGACTCCGGACCACCTGTTCTTCATCCTGCCGGGAAAAGTGACCAACGGAGGAGTCGGCATGTGGTGCCAGCTGCTGCAGGTCCGATGGTTTTCATCCCGGATCATCTTCAGTCACAAACTGCTGCTTCAGCCTTCAGTCTCTGGCTGGACGAACCTACAGCTTTTCCATCTGATGCTGCAGGAAAATCTG GCCAACTTCTTCCAGGAGTACCAGATGGAGGGCGTGACCTCTGAGGTCCAGGAGATCTGCCTGGAGGTGAGTCCAGAACCCTGGAGCCGGGCCCTGAAGACGGTCCAGTCCGCCAAGTCAGTGAAGCTGAAGCTGACCAGGAAGCACTGCGCCTGTGTGACCGTCGCTGCCGAGCTG CCCACCCTGTCCAGCGTCGGCAGAGTCGTCACTCACGACGTTCCCGTCGACGTCATTCCTCGAAGACTCTGGCAGGAATTCCAGGAAGCCGGCGTTCCGGACTTTGAT GTGAGCGTCTACCTTCCTCCTCTGAAGACGATGAAGAGCGTGGTGGACAGGATGAAGAACCTCTCTAACTTCCTG gtgATGGAGGCCAACCTGAACGGAGACATGAACCTGAAGATCCAGACCGATCTGGTTTCTGTCACCACTCACTTCAAAGACCTGGGGAACCCAGCATGGG GCGTTGACTCCTCCCAGGACGGCGGTCCGTCTCAGAGCAGAGACCCAGAGGTCATGGCAGAGGTCACAGTGGACATCAGGAAGCTGCAGCAGTTCCTCATGGGTCAGCAGGTCAACCCCAGCAAGGCCCTGTGCA ATATTGTCCATCAGAACGTGGTCCACCTCGTCCTGCTCCATGAAGACGTTTCTCTGCAGTATTTCATCCCTGCTGTGGCCTGA
- the LOC114136450 gene encoding zinc finger protein 226-like — MQQNSHSEVKPCSCEKCGEEFISSTDLKKHQLIHSEVKSFTCHDCGKSFRTEKQVKAHSVVHTDERPFRCDQCGKTFSHKSSIYLHKQTHSGDPEKHFSCDQCGKTFRNSLNLNAHKRRHIKLRRYSCNECGKTFANRLHFGDHQMFHSGLNPYRCDLCGKCFIVSTSLKKHLLLHVAEKPFVCDECGKGFIRKTDLRTHQLVHAGVKPHNCEECGKCFTTRHKLKAHQSIHIQGRCFICEQCGKAFHTKSNLTRHQRVHTGVKSFWCGKCGKSFSQEGNLKRHSFLHTDRRFSCDTCGRTFTTWDQQKAHQIIHREGIPYCCGLCGKLFIRKISLVAHQHIHTGDEPYKCEQCGKVFSRTDRLRAHQKIHSEEKPYSCEQCGKTFKLSRYLKQHKKTHSSKPAD, encoded by the coding sequence ATGCAACAGAATAGTCACTCTGAGGTGAAACCATGCAGCTGTGAGAAGTGTGGGGAAGAGTTCATCTCTTCCACAGACctaaaaaaacatcagctgatCCACAGTGAGGTTAAGTCATTCACCTGTCATGACTGCGGAAAAAGCTTCCGCACAGAAAAGCAAGTAAAAGCCCACAGTGTTGTCCACACTGACGAAAGACCTTTCAGATGCGACCAGTGTGGAAAGACGTTCAGCCATAAATCAAGCATTTATCTCCATAAGCAAACCCACTCAGGAGatccagaaaaacatttctcctgtgaTCAGTGTGGAAAGACTTTTAGAAATTCTTTAAACCTGAATGCCCATAAACGCCGACACATTAAACTACGACGATACTCTTGCAATGAGTGTGGGAAAACCTTTGCAAATCGTCTTCACTTTGGAGACCACCAGATGTTTCACAGTGGATTAAATCCCTACAGATGTGACctgtgtggaaaatgtttcatagTAAGCACCTCCTTAAAGAAACATCTCCTCCTCCACGTTGCTGAGAAGCCATTTGTCTGTGATGagtgtggaaaaggttttattcGTAAGACTGACCTCAGAACCCATCAGCTTGTCCACGCTGGAGTTAAACCCCACAACTGTGAAGAATGTGGAAAGTGTTTCACAACAAGACACAAGTTAAAAGCACATCAGAGCATTCATATTCAGGGGAGATGTTTCATCTGCGAACAGTGTGGGAAGGCTTTTCACACCAAATCAAATCTCACAAGACATCAGAGGGTTCACACTGGAGTTAAATCATTTTGGTGTGGGAAGTGTGGAAAATCATTCAGTCAAGAAGGAAACTTAAAAAGACACAGCTTCCTCCACACTGACAGAAGGTTCTCCTGTGATACATGTGGGAGAACCTTCACTACGTGGGACCAGCAGAAAGCACATCAGATCATCCACAGGGAAGGAATACCATACTGCTGTGGTCTCTGTGGGAAACTCTTCATTCGGAAGATATCCTTAGTGGCTCATCAACACATCCACACTGGAGATGAACCATACAAATGTGAGCAGTGTGGGAAAGTCTTCAGCCGAACTGACCGCCTCAGAGCCCACCAGAAGATCCACTCTGAGGAGAAACCATACAGCTGTGAGCAGTGTGGGAAGACGTTCAAGCTGTCCCGTTATCTAAAACAACATAAGAAGACTCACAGCAGCAAACCAGCAGACTAG
- the hus1 gene encoding checkpoint protein HUS1 isoform X2: MKFRGKITDIACLNHFTRVVTTISKLTKTCVLRLTPDHLFFILPGKVTNGGVGMWCQLLQANFFQEYQMEGVTSEVQEICLEVSPEPWSRALKTVQSAKSVKLKLTRKHCACVTVAAELPTLSSVGRVVTHDVPVDVIPRRLWQEFQEAGVPDFDVSVYLPPLKTMKSVVDRMKNLSNFLVMEANLNGDMNLKIQTDLVSVTTHFKDLGNPAWGVDSSQDGGPSQSRDPEVMAEVTVDIRKLQQFLMGQQVNPSKALCNIVHQNVVHLVLLHEDVSLQYFIPAVA; encoded by the exons ATGAAGTTTCGGGGGAAAATAACCGACATCGCCTGTTTGAACCACTTCACCA GAGTGGTGACCACCATCTCTAAGCTCACCAAGACCTGCGTCCTGCGGCTGACTCCGGACCACCTGTTCTTCATCCTGCCGGGAAAAGTGACCAACGGAGGAGTCGGCATGTGGTGCCAGCTGCTGCAG GCCAACTTCTTCCAGGAGTACCAGATGGAGGGCGTGACCTCTGAGGTCCAGGAGATCTGCCTGGAGGTGAGTCCAGAACCCTGGAGCCGGGCCCTGAAGACGGTCCAGTCCGCCAAGTCAGTGAAGCTGAAGCTGACCAGGAAGCACTGCGCCTGTGTGACCGTCGCTGCCGAGCTG CCCACCCTGTCCAGCGTCGGCAGAGTCGTCACTCACGACGTTCCCGTCGACGTCATTCCTCGAAGACTCTGGCAGGAATTCCAGGAAGCCGGCGTTCCGGACTTTGAT GTGAGCGTCTACCTTCCTCCTCTGAAGACGATGAAGAGCGTGGTGGACAGGATGAAGAACCTCTCTAACTTCCTG gtgATGGAGGCCAACCTGAACGGAGACATGAACCTGAAGATCCAGACCGATCTGGTTTCTGTCACCACTCACTTCAAAGACCTGGGGAACCCAGCATGGG GCGTTGACTCCTCCCAGGACGGCGGTCCGTCTCAGAGCAGAGACCCAGAGGTCATGGCAGAGGTCACAGTGGACATCAGGAAGCTGCAGCAGTTCCTCATGGGTCAGCAGGTCAACCCCAGCAAGGCCCTGTGCA ATATTGTCCATCAGAACGTGGTCCACCTCGTCCTGCTCCATGAAGACGTTTCTCTGCAGTATTTCATCCCTGCTGTGGCCTGA